The Cohnella abietis genome has a segment encoding these proteins:
- a CDS encoding alpha/beta hydrolase, producing the protein MSDNPIFKRTIHKHEVPSQFLPEGSRSIRVYLPPGFQQWISYPVIYCQDGEDFFNFGRIATHSQKLILEQGWDSFIIVGVDVDKKLRTSEYTPDGDRYSLYTRFFAEELIPWTESHYPVRDVPDQRLLIGDSLGGAVSVSLAVAYPTLFSRVVSLSGAFYDVYTAQIEQVSSLEYLKVWMLVGLQENEFATDRGTFDFVELNRNCKQLLDSKGAKSFYVEKDGEHKWGFWQNELPEALAAFLGPTPLFE; encoded by the coding sequence ATGAGTGACAATCCAATATTCAAAAGAACGATACATAAGCATGAAGTGCCAAGTCAGTTTCTCCCTGAAGGAAGCCGATCCATTCGAGTGTATCTCCCCCCTGGATTTCAGCAATGGATCAGTTATCCTGTCATTTACTGTCAGGATGGTGAAGATTTTTTCAACTTCGGTCGAATTGCCACTCACTCCCAGAAGCTCATTCTGGAGCAAGGCTGGGATTCTTTCATTATTGTCGGAGTAGATGTCGATAAGAAGCTCCGCACTTCGGAATACACACCTGATGGCGACCGCTATTCTCTATATACCCGTTTTTTTGCAGAAGAACTTATTCCTTGGACGGAATCCCATTATCCTGTTCGTGATGTCCCTGATCAGAGACTATTGATTGGAGATTCATTGGGGGGCGCCGTTTCGGTATCTCTTGCTGTTGCCTATCCGACTTTATTCAGCCGTGTCGTGTCCCTTTCTGGTGCGTTCTATGACGTCTATACTGCCCAGATTGAGCAAGTTTCTTCTCTAGAGTATCTTAAGGTATGGATGTTAGTTGGTCTTCAGGAGAACGAATTTGCGACGGACCGCGGCACCTTCGACTTCGTGGAGTTGAATCGGAATTGCAAACAGCTGTTGGATAGCAAAGGGGCTAAATCTTTCTACGTGGAAAAAGACGGAGAGCACAAATGGGGATTTTGGCAAAATGAGCTACCCGAAGCGCTAGCCGCATTCCTAGGACCAACGCCGCTTTTTGAGTAA
- a CDS encoding alpha-ketoacid dehydrogenase subunit beta, with product MAQMNMKEAIRDAMRVELKRDPNVILFGEDVGKVGGVFRATEGLQAEFGETRVFDTPLAESAIGGLAVGLGIQGFRPIAEIQFVGFIYEALDQMFVQAARMRYRSGGRYHAPIVFRTPFGGGVKAAELHTDSLEGLAIQTPGIKVVIPSNPYDAKGLMISAIRDNDPVFFMEHLNLYHAFRDEVPEGDYTVPIGKAKVVREGKDVTIITYGLMVHTSVKAAEELEKNGISAEVIDLRTLLPLDIDTIVASIQKTNRAIVVQEAQKTSGAAAEVIAQINEKAILHLEAPVLRVAGPDTVYPFALVEDSWLPSVARIVKSVNQVLQF from the coding sequence ATGGCTCAAATGAATATGAAAGAAGCGATTCGCGACGCAATGCGCGTTGAGCTGAAACGCGATCCTAACGTCATTCTATTCGGCGAGGACGTCGGTAAAGTAGGCGGCGTATTCCGTGCAACGGAAGGCTTGCAGGCAGAGTTCGGCGAGACTCGCGTATTCGATACACCTTTGGCTGAATCTGCCATTGGTGGACTAGCTGTCGGACTGGGTATTCAAGGCTTCCGTCCGATTGCCGAAATTCAGTTCGTAGGCTTCATCTATGAAGCATTGGATCAAATGTTTGTTCAAGCGGCTCGTATGCGTTATCGCTCTGGCGGACGCTACCACGCTCCTATTGTTTTCCGTACTCCTTTCGGCGGCGGCGTTAAAGCAGCTGAATTGCATACAGATTCCTTGGAAGGCTTGGCTATCCAAACTCCAGGTATCAAAGTTGTCATTCCATCCAATCCTTATGATGCTAAAGGCTTGATGATCTCGGCTATTCGAGATAATGATCCTGTATTTTTCATGGAGCATTTGAATTTGTACCACGCATTCCGCGATGAAGTTCCGGAGGGCGATTATACAGTTCCAATCGGCAAAGCTAAAGTCGTTCGTGAAGGTAAGGACGTTACCATTATTACTTACGGCTTGATGGTTCACACTTCAGTAAAAGCAGCGGAAGAGCTCGAGAAAAACGGGATTTCTGCTGAAGTTATTGACTTGCGTACGCTGTTGCCGCTGGATATCGATACGATTGTTGCTTCGATCCAGAAAACAAACCGGGCGATTGTTGTTCAAGAAGCGCAGAAGACGTCAGGTGCTGCTGCTGAAGTTATTGCCCAAATTAATGAAAAAGCTATCTTGCACTTGGAAGCTCCCGTGCTTCGCGTTGCAGGTCCAGATACGGTTTATCCGTTTGCATTGGTGGAGGACTCCTGGCTTCCTTCCGTTGCGCGTATCGTGAAATCCGTAAATCAGGTGCTTCAGTTCTAA
- the pdhA gene encoding pyruvate dehydrogenase (acetyl-transferring) E1 component subunit alpha, which translates to MSKVSTEAPVVKSGAQSHEVRSEDVTPLQVLSPEGVVVNPERMPKLSDDQLKEIMYRMVFTRTWDDRAINLGRQGRLGFYAPVSGQEATMVGSEYALVKEDFICPGYRDMPQLVWHGLPLYQAFLYSRGHQHGGRIPDDVNVLMPQIIIGAQILHATGIAMGFKLKNEKRVAITYTGDGGSSEGDFYEGMNFAGAFNLPVIYFVQNNGYAITTPFAKQTAAQSIAHKALAAGIRGQQIDGMDVLAVISAVQEAAEIGRNGGGATLIEALTYRFRPHSMADDTTKYRTKEEEQEWSLRDPLVRFGKFLESKGLWSEEDTARVKEEAKSAVNEHIKKAEQTEKMTVAGLIDSMFETTPAHLEEQKADFQ; encoded by the coding sequence ATGAGCAAAGTATCCACGGAAGCTCCGGTAGTTAAATCCGGTGCACAATCACACGAAGTAAGGTCAGAAGATGTCACTCCTTTGCAAGTATTGTCTCCGGAAGGCGTTGTCGTCAATCCGGAACGTATGCCGAAGCTGTCTGATGATCAATTGAAAGAAATTATGTATCGCATGGTCTTCACACGTACATGGGATGATCGGGCTATTAATCTCGGTCGTCAAGGACGTCTTGGCTTCTATGCTCCAGTATCTGGACAAGAAGCGACAATGGTTGGAAGCGAGTATGCATTGGTGAAGGAAGATTTCATTTGCCCAGGCTATCGCGATATGCCACAGCTTGTCTGGCATGGACTACCACTTTATCAGGCATTTCTCTATTCCCGCGGTCACCAGCATGGCGGAAGAATTCCAGACGACGTTAATGTTCTGATGCCTCAGATTATTATCGGAGCGCAAATTCTTCATGCTACAGGAATTGCTATGGGCTTTAAGCTTAAGAATGAGAAGCGCGTTGCGATTACTTATACTGGGGATGGCGGTTCTTCCGAAGGCGATTTCTACGAGGGCATGAACTTCGCCGGTGCTTTTAATCTACCTGTTATTTATTTCGTTCAAAACAATGGCTATGCGATTACGACACCATTTGCTAAGCAAACGGCTGCCCAATCCATTGCTCATAAAGCACTAGCTGCGGGTATCCGTGGTCAGCAAATCGATGGTATGGATGTACTTGCTGTTATTTCTGCAGTGCAAGAAGCTGCTGAAATCGGTCGTAATGGCGGTGGAGCAACACTGATCGAAGCGTTGACTTACCGTTTCCGTCCACATTCCATGGCGGATGATACAACGAAATACCGTACAAAAGAAGAAGAGCAAGAATGGAGCTTGAGGGATCCGCTTGTTCGCTTCGGTAAGTTTCTTGAAAGTAAAGGATTATGGTCTGAAGAAGATACAGCACGTGTAAAAGAAGAAGCGAAAAGTGCGGTAAACGAGCATATCAAGAAAGCGGAGCAAACGGAGAAAATGACGGTTGCCGGATTGATCGACTCTATGTTCGAGACAACTCCAGCGCATCTTGAAGAGCAAAAAGCCGATTTCCAATAA
- a CDS encoding dihydrolipoamide acetyltransferase family protein: MTRFEYRFPELGEGLHEGEIVKMHIAPGQTVTDEDIIMEVQNDKAIVEVPCPVNGKVVEVRAKDGQVMHIGEIVAIIEAEGEVPEQAPSEESHAPVASGNSATGGAETQGQPAQQTAASAPAEAAPAAVEAAKPASNALVLATPSIRKLAREKGITISEVSGTGKNGRITREDILGFTSGGAPKAAEAAVEAAPAASAPSAAAPKAVVSGPGVEERVPFKGIRKAIANAMVKSVYTAPHVTLMDEVDVTGLVALRTRAKPVAEKKGVKLTYLPFIVKALVAACREFPALNATIDEAANEIVYKKYYNIGIATDTDNGLIVPVIFDADRKNVWSVANEIRDLATRGRDGKLTGAELKGSTISITNIGSAGGMFFTPVINFPEVAILGTGRIAEKAVVKNGEIVIAPVMALSLSFDHRIIDGATAQNFLNYIKQLLSDPELLVMEV, from the coding sequence GTGACGAGATTCGAATACCGGTTTCCGGAGCTTGGCGAAGGACTGCATGAAGGCGAAATTGTCAAAATGCATATTGCGCCAGGTCAGACGGTAACAGATGAAGATATAATTATGGAAGTTCAGAACGATAAGGCAATTGTCGAGGTTCCTTGTCCGGTTAATGGTAAAGTCGTTGAAGTGCGGGCCAAAGACGGACAGGTTATGCATATTGGTGAAATCGTAGCAATTATCGAAGCTGAAGGCGAAGTTCCAGAACAAGCGCCTTCTGAGGAAAGCCATGCTCCAGTAGCTAGCGGTAATAGTGCAACAGGCGGCGCGGAAACGCAAGGTCAACCAGCACAACAAACAGCTGCTAGTGCGCCTGCAGAGGCGGCTCCGGCAGCAGTAGAAGCAGCCAAGCCTGCTTCTAACGCATTAGTGCTTGCAACGCCTAGCATTCGCAAGCTTGCTCGTGAGAAGGGCATAACGATCTCCGAAGTGTCCGGTACCGGCAAGAATGGTCGTATTACTCGTGAAGACATCCTTGGATTTACTTCCGGCGGTGCTCCAAAAGCAGCAGAAGCTGCAGTTGAGGCAGCTCCAGCAGCATCAGCTCCAAGCGCGGCTGCGCCGAAAGCTGTCGTTAGTGGACCAGGCGTCGAAGAGAGAGTTCCATTTAAAGGAATTCGTAAAGCGATTGCTAATGCCATGGTTAAATCCGTTTACACGGCACCTCACGTAACCTTGATGGACGAAGTAGACGTTACAGGTCTTGTTGCACTTCGCACAAGAGCTAAGCCTGTAGCGGAGAAAAAAGGCGTTAAGCTTACCTACTTGCCATTTATCGTTAAAGCTCTTGTTGCTGCTTGTCGTGAATTCCCAGCTCTTAATGCGACGATCGATGAAGCGGCTAATGAGATTGTTTACAAGAAATACTACAATATTGGTATTGCCACCGATACAGATAACGGCTTGATCGTTCCGGTCATCTTTGACGCGGATCGGAAGAACGTATGGTCTGTTGCCAACGAAATTCGTGATCTAGCTACTCGTGGTCGTGATGGCAAGCTTACTGGTGCTGAGCTCAAAGGTAGCACGATATCGATTACAAACATCGGCTCTGCTGGTGGTATGTTCTTCACGCCTGTTATTAACTTCCCTGAGGTAGCTATCTTGGGTACGGGCCGCATAGCTGAGAAAGCTGTTGTTAAAAACGGCGAAATCGTTATCGCTCCGGTTATGGCGTTGTCTCTAAGCTTTGATCACCGCATCATTGACGGCGCTACGGCGCAAAATTTCTTAAACTACATCAAACAGCTGCTTAGCGATCCTGAGCTGCTAGTTATGGAGGTGTAA